One window of the Triticum dicoccoides isolate Atlit2015 ecotype Zavitan chromosome 3B, WEW_v2.0, whole genome shotgun sequence genome contains the following:
- the LOC119274494 gene encoding alpha-xylosidase 1-like: protein MLPRPPPHLLPWRYLVLLFLALAVSSNGVSATAKPKAKAPTPAGFGYKLVSLVQRPNGGGLVGCLQVKRRTSTYGPDIPRLRLFVKHETKDRVRVQITDAEKQRWEVPYDLLPREPSPPLGAATGGAPFTAGEYPGQDLVFTYGRDPFWFAVHRRSTRQPLFNTSRAPLVFKDQYLEVSTRLPGDAALYGLGESTQPGGIRLRPNDPYTLYTTDASAINLNTDLYGSHPVYVDLRNIGGRGVAHAVLLLNSNGMDVFYTGTSLTYKVIGGLLDFYFFAGPTPLAVVDQYTAMIGRPAPMPYWAFGFHQCRWGYHNLSVVEDVVENYWSAQIPLDVIWTDDDHMDARKDFTLSPVNYPRPKLLAFLDKIHARGMKYIVLIDPGINVNDTYGVYQRGMDRDIFIKLDGQPYLAQVWPGPVYFPDFINPNGASWWIDEVRRFHELVPVDGLWIDMNEASNFCTGKCTIPTTHRCPDPTSKEPWLCCLDCKNLTNTRWDEPPYKINASGKSARLGYNTIATSAVHYNGVLEYNAHSLYGFSQAIATHRGLQSIQGKRPFILTRSTFVGSGAYAAHWTGDNKGTWEDLRYSISTMLNFGIFGMPMVGADICGFYPASPPPLEELCSRWIELGAFYPFSRDHANFASPRQELYQWQSVARSARNALGMRYRMLPYLYTLNYQAHLTGAPVARPLFFSFPDFTPCYGVSSQFLLGAGVMVSPVLEQGATSVDAVFPPGTWYNLFDTSKAVVSTGSGAAVFRLPAPLNEVNVHVHQGTILPLQRGGTISRDARATPFTLVVAFPLGAADADAEGAVYVDDDERPAMVLAEGQATYARFHAAVRGGREVTVRSDVAMGSYSMSKGLVIEKITVLGLHGAGKDLAIQVDGADDATAVATSSPYFPAADAAQALRQGEEEDGVEGGRRGVTMEVGGLALPLGKSFTMTWSMHIEA from the exons ATGCTCCCTCGCCCGCCTCCCCACCTCCTGCCATGGCGGTACCTTGTGCTTCTCTTCCTGGCCTTGGCGGTCAGCAGCAATGGCGTCTCTGCGACTGCCAAGCCAAAGGCCAAGGCGCCCACGCCGGCCGGGTTCGGGTACAAGCTGGTGTCCCTCGTCCAGCGCCCCAACGGCGGCGGCCTCGTCGGCTGCCTCCAGGTGAAGCGGCGCACCTCCACCTACGGCCCTGACATCCCCCGCCTCAGGCTCTTCGTCAA GCACGAGACCAAGGACAGGGTGCGGGTGCAGATAACGGACGCGGAGAAGCAGAGGTGGGAGGTCCCCTACGACCTGCTCCCGCGGGAGCCATCCCCGCCCCTCGGGGCAGCCACGGGCGGCGCCCCCTTCACCGCCGGGGAGTACCCGGGGCAGGACCTCGTCTTCACCTACGGCCGCGACCCGTTCTGGTTCGCCGTGCACCGCAGGTCCACCCGGCAGCCGCTCTTCAACACCAGCCGCGCCCCGCTGGTGTTCAAGGACCAGTACCTGGAGGTGTCCACGCGGCTCCCCGGCGACGCCGCGCTGTACGGGCTCGGCGAGAGCACGCAGCCCGGCGGCATCAGGCTCCGGCCCAACGACCCCTACACGCTCTACACCACCGACGCCTCCGCCATCAACCTCAACACCGACCTCTACGGCTCCCACCCGGTGTACGTGGACCTGCGGAACATCGGCGGCCGCGGCGTCGCGCACGCCGTGCTGCTGCTCAACAGCAACGGCATGGACGTGTTCTACACCGGCACCTCGCTCACCTACAAGGTCATCGGCGGCCTCCTCGACTTCTACTTCTTCGCCGGCCCGACGCCGCTCGCCGTCGTGGACCAGTACACCGCCATGATCGGCCGCCCCGCGCCCATGCCGTATTGGGCATTTG ggTTCCACCAATGCAGGTGGGGATACCATAACCTTTCGGTGGTCGAGGATGTCGTGGAGAACTACTGGAGCGCGCAGATCCCCCTCGACGTGATCTGGACCGACGACGACCATATGGACGCCAGGAAGGACTTCACGCTCAGCCCCGTGAACTACCCGCGCCCCAAGCTGCTGGCGTTCCTCGACAAGATCCACGCGCGCGGCATGAAGTACATTGTCCTCATCGACCCCGGCATCAACGTGAACGACACCTACGGCGTGTACCAGCGCGGCATGGACcgcgacatcttcatcaagctcgacGGGCAGCCATACCTCGCCCAGGTCTGGCCCGGCCCCGTCTACTTCCCGGACTTCATCAACCCCAACGGCGCGTCGTGGTGGATAGACGAGGTGCGGCGGTTCCACGAGCTCGTCCCGGTGGACGGGCTCTGGATCGACATGAACGAGGCCTCCAACTTCTGCACCGGCAAGTGCACCATCCCGACCACGCACCGGTGCCCCGACCCGACGTCCAAGGAGCCCTGGCTGTGCTGCCTGGACTGCAAGAACCTCACCAACACCAGGTGGGACGAGCCGCCGTACAAGATCAACGCCTCCGGGAAGTCGGCGCGCCTCGGCTACAACACCATCGCCACCAGCGCCGTGCACTACAATGGCGTCCTGGAGTACAACGCGCACAGCCTGTACGGCTTCTCGCAGGCCATCGCCACGCACAGGGGGCTGCAGAGCATCCAGGGCAAGAGGCCCTTCATCCTCACCCGCTCCACCTTCGTCGGCTCCGGCGCCTACGCCGCGCACTGGACCGGCGACAACAAGGGCACCTGGGAGGACCTCCGCTACTCCATCTCCACCATGCTCAACTTCGGCATCTTCGGCATGCCCATGGTCGGCGCCGACATCTGCGGCTTCTACCCGGCCAGCCCGCCGCCGCTCGAGGAGCTCTGCAGCCGATGGATCGAGCTCGGCGCCTTCTACCCCTTCTCCAGGGACCACGCCAACTTCGCCTCCCCGAGGCAGGAGCTGTACCAGTGGCAGTCCGTGGCGAGGTCGGCCCGGAACGCGCTCGGCATGCGCTACAGGATGCTCCCCTACCTCTACACGCTCAACTACCAGGCGCACCTCACCGGCGCTCCCGTCGCGCGCCCGCTCTTCTTCTCCTTCCCGGACTTCACGCCGTGCTACGGGGTGAGCAGCCAGTTCCTCCTCGGCGCCGGCGTCATGGTGTCCCCCGTCCTCGAGCAGGGCGCCACCTCCGTGGACGCAGTGTTCCCGCCGGGCACGTGGTACAACCTGTTCGACACCAGCAAGGCGGTGGTCTCCACGGGCTCCGGCGCCGCCGTTTTCAGGCTCCCCGCGCCGCTGAACGAGGTGAACGTGCACGTGCACCAGGGCACGATCCTCCCGCTGCAGCGCGGCGGCACCATCTCCCGTGACGCGCGCGCGACGCCGTTCACGCTGGTGGTCGCGTTCCCGCTGGGCGCGGCGGACGCGGACGCGGAGGGCGCCGTGTACGTGGACGACGACGAGCGGCCGGCCATGGTGCTGGCGGAGGGGCAGGCGACCTACGCGCGGTTCCACGCGGCCGTGCGCGGCGGCAGGGAGGTGACGGTGCGGTCGGACGTGGCCATGGGGAGCTACAGCATGAGCAAGGGGCTCGTCATCGAGAAGATCACCGTGCTGGGGCTGCACGGCGCCGGCAAGGACCTCGCCATCCAGGTCGACGGCGCGGACGACGCCACCGCCGTCGCCACGTCGAGCCCCTACTTCCCGGCCGCGGACGCCGCGCAGGCGCTGCGCCAAGGAGAAGAAGAGGACGGCGTGGAGGGTGGGAGGAGGGGCGTGACGATGGAGGTGGGCGGGCTGGCCTTGCCGCTCGGGAAGAGCTTCACCATGACGTGGAGCATGCACATCGAAGCATAG